Proteins encoded within one genomic window of Sphaerisporangium krabiense:
- a CDS encoding acetyl-CoA carboxylase biotin carboxylase subunit encodes MFTTVLIANRGEIALRVLRTCREMGVRTVVAHSTVDRDSPAVRLADESIQIGPAAPRRSYLNAAALIAAARQSGAEAIHPGYGFLSESAEFAEICQAHGITLIGPAPAVIARLGDKVSAREFAAEAGLPLLPGGDGPAAGVGEAARTAAAVGYPVVLKAAAGGGGRAMTVVHDPGDLARAYAATRREAVVLFGDARVYVEKYLDAARHVEVQILADAHGQVLHLGARDCSVQRRRQKLIEETPPPGLPAAAVERLGELSVRAAHAAGYTGAGTFEYVVDEHGACYFIEVNCRLQVEHPITEMVTGIDLVREQLLVAAGGRLSLRQEEVAAGGAAIECRLNAEDPARGFLPTPGVVEEFVPPGGPFTRVDTHAVAGTRITADYDPLLAKVSVWAPTRAEALARADRALEECTIRGQGVRTNVAFLREVLAHPLFRYAKHTTALVEQMRATPIT; translated from the coding sequence ATGTTCACCACAGTTCTGATCGCCAACCGGGGCGAGATCGCCCTGCGCGTGCTTCGGACGTGCCGCGAGATGGGCGTCCGCACGGTGGTCGCCCACTCGACCGTGGACCGCGACTCCCCGGCGGTGCGCCTGGCGGACGAGTCCATCCAGATCGGCCCGGCCGCCCCCCGGCGCAGCTACCTCAACGCGGCCGCGCTCATCGCCGCCGCGCGGCAGAGCGGGGCCGAGGCCATCCACCCCGGTTACGGCTTCCTGTCCGAGAGCGCGGAGTTCGCCGAGATCTGCCAGGCGCACGGCATCACCCTCATCGGCCCCGCGCCCGCCGTGATCGCCCGCCTGGGCGACAAGGTGTCGGCGCGCGAGTTCGCCGCCGAGGCGGGGCTGCCCCTGCTGCCCGGCGGCGACGGCCCGGCCGCCGGGGTGGGCGAGGCCGCCCGCACGGCCGCCGCGGTGGGGTACCCGGTGGTGCTGAAGGCCGCGGCGGGCGGCGGCGGCCGGGCGATGACGGTGGTGCACGACCCGGGCGACCTGGCCCGCGCCTACGCCGCCACCCGCCGCGAGGCGGTGGTCCTGTTCGGCGACGCGCGCGTCTACGTCGAGAAGTACCTGGACGCCGCCCGCCACGTGGAGGTGCAGATCCTCGCCGACGCCCACGGCCAGGTCCTGCACCTGGGGGCGCGCGACTGCTCGGTGCAGCGGCGCCGCCAGAAGCTCATCGAGGAGACCCCTCCGCCCGGGCTGCCGGCCGCCGCCGTGGAACGGCTGGGGGAGCTGAGCGTGCGGGCCGCCCACGCCGCCGGGTACACCGGCGCCGGGACCTTCGAGTACGTCGTGGACGAGCACGGCGCCTGCTACTTCATCGAGGTGAACTGCCGGCTGCAGGTGGAGCATCCGATCACCGAGATGGTCACCGGCATCGACCTGGTACGCGAACAGCTCCTGGTCGCGGCCGGCGGGCGGCTTTCACTGCGCCAGGAGGAGGTCGCGGCGGGCGGCGCGGCGATCGAGTGCCGCCTCAACGCCGAGGACCCGGCGCGGGGCTTCCTGCCCACGCCCGGGGTGGTGGAGGAGTTCGTCCCGCCCGGCGGCCCCTTCACCCGGGTCGACACCCACGCCGTGGCCGGGACGCGGATCACCGCCGACTACGACCCGCTGCTGGCGAAGGTGTCGGTGTGGGCGCCGACCCGGGCCGAGGCCCTGGCACGGGCGGACCGGGCGCTGGAGGAGTGCACGATCCGGGGACAGGGCGTTCGCACGAACGTGGCGTTCCTGCGCGAGGTCCTCGCCCACCCGCTGTTCCGCTACGCCAAGCACACCACCGCACTGGTCGAGCAGATGCGCGCCACCCCGATCACCTAG
- a CDS encoding acetyl-CoA carboxylase biotin carboxyl carrier protein: MTADTTTPPPPAVPPPVPDERAQVLDWVVGQAARLGSAGRAPLRRITVSTATLAVDVQWSCPPEPPAAGEEPPAAGHSAEEGDRGREGAVLVTAPMVGTFYRAREPGAPPFVQVGDLVEAGQQVGVIEAMKLMNAVQAERAGRVSEIVAEDGAPVQYEDPLLALAPCDSH; the protein is encoded by the coding sequence ATGACAGCCGACACCACCACGCCACCCCCTCCCGCCGTGCCGCCGCCGGTCCCCGACGAGCGCGCGCAGGTCCTGGACTGGGTGGTCGGGCAGGCCGCCCGGCTCGGCTCGGCCGGCCGCGCCCCCTTGCGCAGGATCACCGTCTCCACCGCCACCCTGGCCGTCGACGTCCAATGGTCCTGCCCGCCGGAGCCGCCCGCGGCAGGGGAGGAGCCCCCCGCCGCGGGCCACTCCGCCGAGGAGGGGGACAGAGGGCGGGAGGGCGCGGTTCTGGTGACCGCGCCGATGGTCGGCACCTTCTACCGCGCCCGCGAACCGGGGGCGCCCCCGTTCGTCCAGGTCGGCGACCTGGTCGAGGCGGGCCAGCAGGTCGGCGTCATCGAGGCGATGAAGCTGATGAACGCCGTGCAGGCCGAGCGCGCCGGGCGGGTCAGCGAGATCGTCGCCGAGGACGGCGCCCCCGTGCAGTACGAGGACCCGCTGCTGGCCCTGGCGCCCTGCGACAGCCACTGA
- a CDS encoding response regulator, with protein sequence MIRVLIADDEALVRTGLRMILQAAGDVEVVAEAATGAEAVAEATRFRPQVILMDVRMPGMDGVTALSELNRFPGPPKVIMLTTFDRDEYVYGALRAGAAGFLLKDTAPRDLIAAVRAVAAGSAILSPTVTRRVIDAFAAREAVDVRAARARLSVLTGREGQVVQAVARGLSNGEIARELAMSETTVKAHVSRALAKLGLANRVQIALLVRDAR encoded by the coding sequence ATGATCCGCGTCCTCATCGCCGACGACGAGGCCCTGGTGCGCACCGGCCTGCGCATGATCCTCCAGGCGGCCGGCGACGTCGAGGTGGTCGCCGAGGCCGCGACCGGCGCCGAGGCGGTGGCCGAGGCCACCCGCTTCCGGCCCCAGGTGATCCTCATGGACGTCCGCATGCCCGGCATGGACGGCGTCACCGCGCTGAGCGAGCTCAACCGCTTCCCCGGCCCGCCGAAGGTGATCATGCTCACCACCTTCGACCGCGACGAGTACGTCTACGGCGCCCTGCGTGCCGGGGCCGCCGGATTCCTGCTCAAGGACACCGCTCCCCGCGACCTGATCGCCGCCGTCCGCGCGGTGGCGGCCGGCAGTGCCATCCTCTCCCCCACCGTGACCAGGAGGGTCATCGACGCCTTCGCCGCGCGGGAGGCCGTGGACGTGCGTGCGGCGCGGGCGCGGCTGTCGGTGCTGACCGGGCGGGAGGGCCAGGTCGTCCAGGCCGTGGCGCGCGGGCTGTCCAACGGTGAGATCGCCCGCGAGCTCGCCATGAGCGAGACCACGGTCAAGGCGCACGTCAGTCGTGCGCTGGCCAAGCTGGGGCTGGCCAACCGGGTCCAGATCGCGCTGTTGGTGCGCGACGCCCGCTAG
- the accA gene encoding acetyl-CoA carboxylase carboxyl transferase subunit alpha: MRCPGCAAPLYGEHFRRDLRVCPACAHHDRLGAAERLDHLVDPGSFTPLPAAPTLEDPLGFTDTRPYPLRLEQARGATGLEEAVLCGRAAIGGHHAVVAVMDFAFMGGSLGCAVGERVTAAAEHALSAGIPLVLVTASGGARMQEGALALMQMAKTSQALGELDEAGLLTVSVVTDPTYGGVAASYATLADVILAEAGAHMGFAGPRVIAGTLGQTLPEGFQTAETLLAGGLVDGVVRRAELRAAVARLLAAASWARRGRPVPQAWATAPPLVTDPGDPPGGRQPDAWAAVALARDPGRPTTLDYAAHLLEDFRELRGDRASGDCPAIVAGIGRLDQVPVMLVGHQKGHDTRELVARNFGMGTPAGFRKAARAMLLAGKLGLPVVTLIDTPGAYAGVEAEAGGQAHAIAASLRLMSRLPVPVVSVVTGEGGSGGALALGVADRVLALSNAVYSVISPEGCAAILWRDPSAAPAAAAALRLGARDLLRHRILDAVIPEPEGGAHRDPARTAHAVGRAVAAALHDLIPEDPARLVRARKARFRRYGLPA, translated from the coding sequence GTGCGGTGCCCCGGATGCGCCGCCCCCCTGTACGGCGAGCACTTCCGGCGGGACCTGCGGGTCTGCCCCGCCTGCGCCCACCACGACCGGCTCGGCGCCGCCGAGCGCCTGGACCACCTGGTGGACCCCGGATCCTTCACCCCCCTGCCCGCCGCGCCCACGCTGGAGGACCCGCTGGGCTTCACCGACACCCGCCCTTACCCCCTTCGCCTGGAGCAGGCGCGCGGCGCCACCGGCCTGGAGGAGGCCGTGCTGTGCGGCCGGGCCGCCATCGGCGGGCACCACGCCGTCGTGGCCGTCATGGACTTCGCGTTCATGGGCGGCAGCCTGGGCTGCGCGGTCGGGGAGCGCGTGACCGCCGCCGCCGAGCACGCCCTGTCCGCGGGCATCCCGCTGGTGCTGGTCACCGCCTCCGGCGGCGCCCGCATGCAGGAGGGCGCGCTGGCGCTGATGCAGATGGCCAAGACCAGCCAGGCGCTGGGCGAGCTGGACGAGGCCGGGCTGCTGACGGTCTCGGTGGTCACCGACCCCACCTACGGGGGAGTGGCCGCCTCCTACGCCACCCTGGCCGACGTCATCCTCGCCGAGGCCGGGGCGCACATGGGCTTCGCCGGCCCCCGCGTGATCGCCGGCACCCTCGGCCAGACGCTGCCGGAGGGCTTCCAGACCGCAGAGACCCTGCTGGCCGGCGGCCTGGTGGACGGCGTCGTGCGCCGCGCCGAGCTGCGCGCCGCCGTGGCCCGGCTGCTGGCGGCGGCCTCCTGGGCCCGCCGGGGCCGCCCCGTCCCGCAAGCCTGGGCCACGGCCCCGCCGCTGGTGACCGACCCCGGCGACCCGCCCGGCGGGCGGCAGCCGGACGCCTGGGCCGCCGTCGCGCTGGCCCGCGACCCCGGCCGTCCCACCACCCTGGACTACGCCGCCCACCTGCTGGAGGACTTCCGCGAGCTGCGCGGCGACCGCGCCTCGGGGGACTGCCCGGCGATCGTGGCCGGGATCGGCCGCCTGGACCAGGTGCCGGTCATGCTGGTCGGCCACCAGAAGGGCCACGACACCCGCGAGCTGGTGGCACGCAACTTCGGCATGGGCACCCCCGCCGGGTTCCGCAAGGCGGCCCGCGCGATGCTGCTGGCCGGCAAGCTCGGCCTGCCGGTGGTCACCCTGATCGACACCCCCGGCGCCTATGCCGGGGTCGAGGCCGAGGCGGGCGGCCAGGCGCACGCCATCGCCGCGAGCCTGCGCCTGATGTCACGCCTGCCGGTGCCGGTCGTCTCGGTGGTGACCGGCGAGGGCGGCAGCGGCGGAGCCCTGGCGCTGGGGGTGGCCGACCGGGTGCTGGCCCTGTCCAACGCCGTCTACTCGGTGATCAGCCCCGAAGGGTGCGCGGCCATCCTGTGGCGCGACCCCTCCGCCGCGCCCGCCGCGGCGGCCGCGCTGCGCCTGGGCGCCCGCGACCTGCTGCGCCACCGGATCCTGGACGCGGTGATCCCCGAACCCGAGGGCGGCGCCCACCGCGACCCGGCGCGCACCGCCCACGCGGTCGGACGCGCCGTCGCCGCCGCCCTGCACGACCTCATCCCCGAGGACCCCGCGCGCCTGGTGCGGGCCCGCAAGGCACGTTTCCGCCGCTACGGGCTGCCCGCCTGA